A single region of the Caretta caretta isolate rCarCar2 chromosome 25, rCarCar1.hap1, whole genome shotgun sequence genome encodes:
- the GNA15 gene encoding guanine nucleotide-binding protein subunit alpha-15 isoform X1 encodes MAWCFCCCQKCPYFLSEEDKAAVVLDKEINKILRDQKKRDRMEVKLLLLGTGESGKSTFIKQLRIIHGAGYSEEDRKDFAKLVYQNVFASMQAMIGAMETLQIPYARPENVENAKLVMGVDASKVAALNRPHTNAIESLWRDAGIRTCYERRREYHLLDSALYFLSSLERIADDCYVPTAQDVLRSRMPTTGISEYCFSMQKMILRIVDVGGQKSERKKWIHCFENVIALIYLASLSEYDQCLEENSEENRMRESLALFRTILELPWFQSASVILFLNKTDLLEDKITHSDLAAYFPSFPDQRGTAPSTVTRTENAVTATTVTSRSAPCDGASLAFCGKALLRSVLVLRQDPSGMRRRRRSSFWRCTWTHTSDAQLSTVTQGRDPPSWPPNPDASTATTPAPRIRRTSARSSRTSGMWSWLAIWMTSTCCDGKGSGQVRARQRHHGAWRCQVTRGRTSWGSGQRTLAAAARKAHLERSPDAVFGRAQAWGWQRVWGTVFLGSASAQRSVEPPFSRHPARIPAELPAEHPLGLSLGVSFTPFCGRWAQSPALTGDWLL; translated from the exons ATGGCTTGGTGTTTCTGCTGTTGTCAGAAGTGCCCTTATTTCCTGTCGGAAGAAGATAAAGCTGCTGTTGTGTTAGATAAAGAAATCAACAAAATACTGAGAGACCAGAAAAAGCGAGACAGGATGGAGGTGAAGCTACTTCTACTAG GCACTGGGGAAAGCGGGAAGAGCACGTTCATCAAACAGCTGCGGATAATCCACGGGGCGGGCTATTCAGAAGAGGATCGCAAAGACTTTGCCAAGCTGGTGTATCAGAACGTCTTTGCCTCCATGCAGGCCATGATTGGAGCCATGGAGACTCTGCAGATCCCTTACGCCCGGCCAGAGAACGTG GAAAACGCCAAGCTGGTCATGGGGGTAGATGCTTCGAAGGTGGCGGCCTTGAACAGGCCACACACAAACGCCATTGAAAGCCTATGGAGGGACGCGGGGATCCGGACCTGCTACGAGAGACGGCGGGAATATCACTTACTGGACTCAGCCCTGTA TTTTCTGTCCAGCCTGGAGCGTATCGCGGACGACTGTTATGTCCCAACAGCGCAGGATGTCCTGAGGAGCCGCATGCCGACGACCGGCATCAGTGAATACTGCTTCTCGATGCAGAAGATGATCTTAAG GATCGTGGATGTGGGTGGGCAGAAGTCGGAGCGCAAGAAGTGGATACACTGTTTCGAAAACGTTATTGCCCTGATTTACCTGGCTTCCCTCAGCGAGTATGACCAGTGCCTGGAGGAGAATAGTGAGGAG AATCGGATGAGGGAGAGCCTGGCCCTGTTCAGAACCATCCTGGAGCTGCCCTGGTTCCAGAGCGCCTCCGTGATCCTCTTCTTAAACAAAACTGACCTCCTGGAGGACAAGATCACCCACTCGGACCTGGCTGCTTACTTCCCCAGCTTCCCAG ACCAAAGGGGGACTGCCCCGTCCACAGTCACTCGTACAGAGAATGCCGTGACCGCCACGACCGTGACTTCCCGTTCTGCCCCGTGTGACGGagccagcctggctttctgtggcAAAGCCCTGCTGAGGTCTGTTCTTGTTCTACGTCAGGACCCAAGCGGGATGCGGAGGCGGCGAAGAAGTTCATTCTGGAGATGTACGTGGACACATACAAGCGATGCTCAGCTGTCCACCGTGACGCAGGGCAGAGACCCTCCAAGTTGGCCTCCAAATCCAGATGCCTCTACCGCCACTACACCTGCGCCACGGATACGCAGAACATCTGCAAGGTCTTCAAGGACGTCAGGGATGTGGTCTTGGTTAGCTATTTGGATGACATCAACCTGCTGTGATGGGAAGGGCTCAGGCCAGGTCCGCGCCCGGCAGCGACATCATGGTGCTTGGCGTTGCCAGGTCACAAGGGGACGAACCAGCTGGGGGTCGGGACAACGGACGTTGGCGGCTGCTGCTCGTAAAGCACACTTGGAACGTTCCCCTGATGCTGTGTTTGGACGGGCGCAGGCCTGGGGCTGGCAGCGCGTGTGGGGAACAGTCTTCCTTGGTTCTGCCTCGGCTCAGAGGTCTGTGGAGCCGCCTTTCTCACGGCATCCTGCCAGAATCCCTGccgagctgcctgcagagcatcCTCTCGGGCTTTCTCTAGGGGTCAGTTTTACCCCTTTCTGTGGGAGATGGGCCCAAAGCCCAGCACTGACGGGGGATTGGCTCCTATGA
- the GNA15 gene encoding guanine nucleotide-binding protein subunit alpha-15 isoform X2 — protein MAWCFCCCQKCPYFLSEEDKAAVVLDKEINKILRDQKKRDRMEVKLLLLGTGESGKSTFIKQLRIIHGAGYSEEDRKDFAKLVYQNVFASMQAMIGAMETLQIPYARPENVENAKLVMGVDASKVAALNRPHTNAIESLWRDAGIRTCYERRREYHLLDSALYFLSSLERIADDCYVPTAQDVLRSRMPTTGISEYCFSMQKMILRIVDVGGQKSERKKWIHCFENVIALIYLASLSEYDQCLEENSEENRMRESLALFRTILELPWFQSASVILFLNKTDLLEDKITHSDLAAYFPSFPGPKRDAEAAKKFILEMYVDTYKRCSAVHRDAGQRPSKLASKSRCLYRHYTCATDTQNICKVFKDVRDVVLVSYLDDINLL, from the exons ATGGCTTGGTGTTTCTGCTGTTGTCAGAAGTGCCCTTATTTCCTGTCGGAAGAAGATAAAGCTGCTGTTGTGTTAGATAAAGAAATCAACAAAATACTGAGAGACCAGAAAAAGCGAGACAGGATGGAGGTGAAGCTACTTCTACTAG GCACTGGGGAAAGCGGGAAGAGCACGTTCATCAAACAGCTGCGGATAATCCACGGGGCGGGCTATTCAGAAGAGGATCGCAAAGACTTTGCCAAGCTGGTGTATCAGAACGTCTTTGCCTCCATGCAGGCCATGATTGGAGCCATGGAGACTCTGCAGATCCCTTACGCCCGGCCAGAGAACGTG GAAAACGCCAAGCTGGTCATGGGGGTAGATGCTTCGAAGGTGGCGGCCTTGAACAGGCCACACACAAACGCCATTGAAAGCCTATGGAGGGACGCGGGGATCCGGACCTGCTACGAGAGACGGCGGGAATATCACTTACTGGACTCAGCCCTGTA TTTTCTGTCCAGCCTGGAGCGTATCGCGGACGACTGTTATGTCCCAACAGCGCAGGATGTCCTGAGGAGCCGCATGCCGACGACCGGCATCAGTGAATACTGCTTCTCGATGCAGAAGATGATCTTAAG GATCGTGGATGTGGGTGGGCAGAAGTCGGAGCGCAAGAAGTGGATACACTGTTTCGAAAACGTTATTGCCCTGATTTACCTGGCTTCCCTCAGCGAGTATGACCAGTGCCTGGAGGAGAATAGTGAGGAG AATCGGATGAGGGAGAGCCTGGCCCTGTTCAGAACCATCCTGGAGCTGCCCTGGTTCCAGAGCGCCTCCGTGATCCTCTTCTTAAACAAAACTGACCTCCTGGAGGACAAGATCACCCACTCGGACCTGGCTGCTTACTTCCCCAGCTTCCCAG GACCCAAGCGGGATGCGGAGGCGGCGAAGAAGTTCATTCTGGAGATGTACGTGGACACATACAAGCGATGCTCAGCTGTCCACCGTGACGCAGGGCAGAGACCCTCCAAGTTGGCCTCCAAATCCAGATGCCTCTACCGCCACTACACCTGCGCCACGGATACGCAGAACATCTGCAAGGTCTTCAAGGACGTCAGGGATGTGGTCTTGGTTAGCTATTTGGATGACATCAACCTGCTGTGA